A region from the Nocardioides coralli genome encodes:
- the ribH gene encoding 6,7-dimethyl-8-ribityllumazine synthase — MSGSGAPRQEPVDGSGLRIAIVAASWHEQVMDGLVAGARRACDEHGVVDPLLVRVPGTFELPVAAAAVARQGVDAVVALGVVIRGGTPHFDYVCSAATDGLTRVALDHGVPVGFGVLTCDDEQQALDRAGLAGSREDKGHEAASAAVLTALTLKGIGTPG, encoded by the coding sequence GTGAGCGGATCAGGAGCACCTCGGCAGGAGCCGGTCGACGGAAGCGGCCTCCGGATCGCGATCGTCGCCGCGAGCTGGCACGAGCAGGTCATGGACGGTCTCGTGGCCGGCGCCAGGCGTGCCTGCGACGAGCACGGGGTCGTGGACCCGCTGCTGGTCCGGGTGCCCGGGACCTTCGAGCTGCCGGTCGCCGCGGCGGCCGTGGCGCGACAGGGCGTGGACGCCGTCGTTGCCCTGGGGGTCGTGATCCGCGGCGGCACCCCGCACTTCGACTACGTCTGCTCAGCCGCGACCGACGGGCTGACCCGGGTCGCGCTGGACCACGGGGTCCCGGTGGGTTTCGGGGTCCTGACGTGTGACGACGAGCAGCAGGCCCTCGACCGCGCGGGGCTGGCGGGCTCGCGCGAGGACAAGGGCCACGAGGCGGCCTCGGCCGCCGTGCTGACGGCTCTGACGCTGAAAGGCATCGGAACCCCCGGCTGA
- a CDS encoding phosphoribosyl-ATP diphosphatase, whose product MKTFDELWSELSDKASSRPAGSGTVRQLDAGVHAIGKKLVEEAAESWMAAEHESRERAAEEISQLLYHAQVLMLACGLTLDDVYAHL is encoded by the coding sequence GTGAAGACGTTCGACGAGCTCTGGTCCGAGCTGAGCGACAAGGCCTCCTCCCGCCCGGCGGGGTCCGGCACCGTCCGCCAGCTCGACGCCGGCGTCCATGCGATCGGCAAGAAGCTGGTCGAGGAGGCCGCCGAGTCCTGGATGGCCGCCGAGCACGAGTCACGCGAGCGCGCCGCCGAGGAGATCAGCCAGCTGCTCTACCACGCGCAGGTGCTCATGCTCGCCTGCGGCCTGACCCTCGACGACGTCTACGCCCACCTCTGA
- the hisG gene encoding ATP phosphoribosyltransferase: MTTTNGGERLLRVAVPNKGSLSQAAQDILRESGYRQRHDAKELTLLDVDNGVEFFYLRPRDIALYVGEGTLDVGITGRDLLLDSGAQAEEAMELGFGRSRFRFAGPAGRFSELGDIAGKRVATSYTGVVSRFLEDRGIDATVTRLDGAVETSIQLGVADVIADVVETGSTLKAAGLETFGEVILESQAVLVTRGQETPAGFGVFRRRLEGVLVARSYVMMDYDIPEADVSRAVALTPGIESPTVSPLHREGWVAVRAMVPRTGAQRLMDELFEIGARGILVTDIHACRL, encoded by the coding sequence ATGACCACGACCAACGGCGGTGAACGCCTGCTCCGCGTGGCGGTGCCCAACAAGGGCTCGCTGTCACAGGCCGCGCAGGACATCCTCCGGGAGTCCGGCTACCGGCAGCGTCACGACGCCAAGGAGCTGACGCTGCTCGACGTCGACAACGGCGTGGAGTTCTTCTACCTCCGACCCCGCGACATCGCGCTCTACGTCGGCGAGGGGACCCTCGACGTCGGGATCACCGGCCGCGACCTGCTGCTGGACTCCGGGGCCCAGGCCGAGGAGGCCATGGAGCTCGGGTTCGGCCGCAGCCGGTTCCGCTTCGCGGGACCCGCCGGCCGCTTCTCCGAGCTCGGCGACATCGCCGGCAAGCGGGTCGCGACGTCCTACACCGGGGTCGTGTCCCGATTCCTCGAGGACCGGGGGATCGACGCCACGGTGACCCGCCTCGACGGCGCGGTCGAGACGAGCATCCAGCTCGGGGTCGCCGACGTGATCGCCGACGTCGTCGAGACCGGCAGCACCCTCAAGGCCGCCGGGCTGGAGACCTTCGGCGAGGTGATCCTGGAGTCGCAGGCGGTGCTCGTGACCCGGGGGCAGGAGACCCCGGCCGGGTTCGGGGTGTTCCGCCGCCGCCTCGAGGGCGTCCTCGTGGCCCGCTCCTACGTGATGATGGACTACGACATCCCCGAGGCCGACGTCTCCCGCGCGGTCGCCCTCACCCCCGGTATCGAGAGCCCGACGGTGTCCCCGCTCCACCGCGAGGGCTGGGTGGCGGTGCGCGCGATGGTGCCGCGCACCGGGGCGCAGCGCCTGATGGACGAGCTGTTCGAGATCGGCGCCCGCGGCATCCTGGTCACCGACATCCATGCCTGCCGCCTCTGA
- a CDS encoding PH domain-containing protein, with amino-acid sequence MPAASEPRLPRTWRPLGVRMAGLVFGLGLLVVCIVAWWSFDAEVRARFTTFQRGTLVFLGLLIYGAGYALARSRVVATPERLVVVNGYRRREYTWPEVLAVHMPPGAPWAVLDLADGTSQPAMGIQGSDGPRARIAVRELRELIDRQPG; translated from the coding sequence ATGCCTGCCGCCTCTGAGCCCCGGCTGCCCCGCACCTGGCGGCCGCTCGGCGTGCGCATGGCCGGCCTCGTGTTCGGCCTCGGCCTGCTCGTGGTCTGCATCGTCGCGTGGTGGAGCTTCGATGCCGAGGTGCGCGCCCGCTTCACGACCTTCCAGCGAGGGACGCTCGTCTTCCTGGGACTGCTCATCTACGGCGCCGGCTACGCCCTCGCGCGGTCGCGCGTGGTCGCGACGCCCGAGCGGCTGGTGGTGGTCAACGGCTACCGGCGCCGGGAGTACACCTGGCCCGAGGTGCTCGCGGTCCACATGCCGCCGGGGGCGCCCTGGGCGGTCCTCGACCTCGCCGACGGGACCAGCCAGCCGGCGATGGGCATCCAGGGCTCCGACGGGCCCCGCGCCCGGATCGCCGTCCGCGAGCTCCGCGAGCTGATCGACCGCCAGCCGGGCTGA
- a CDS encoding uridine kinase family protein, translated as MHETPRHAETLGGGPDAAARRVLELVSARAPRLSGGHLVCVDGPAGSGKTMLAERLRTEVPGSAVVHMDDLYEGWGGLPTVDRQLTGLLRPLAHGRPGAYRRWDWHADAWAEQVTVDPAPLLVVEGVGSGSPTVAELVTVLVWVEAPHDQRLRRGLDRDGEAFAPHWERWAEAEQRVFDAHRTRERADLVVDAADRG; from the coding sequence GTGCACGAGACTCCTCGCCACGCCGAGACGCTCGGGGGCGGGCCCGACGCGGCCGCCCGTCGGGTGCTGGAGCTGGTGTCCGCGCGGGCACCGCGGCTGAGCGGCGGCCACCTCGTGTGCGTGGACGGGCCGGCAGGGTCGGGCAAGACCATGCTCGCCGAGCGGCTCCGGACCGAGGTCCCGGGATCGGCTGTGGTCCACATGGACGATCTCTACGAGGGCTGGGGCGGCCTGCCCACCGTGGACCGCCAGCTCACCGGCCTGCTGCGTCCGCTGGCCCACGGTCGACCGGGGGCCTACCGCCGCTGGGACTGGCACGCCGATGCGTGGGCCGAGCAGGTGACCGTCGATCCGGCACCCCTCCTCGTCGTCGAGGGAGTGGGCTCGGGGTCGCCGACCGTGGCGGAGCTGGTCACGGTCCTGGTCTGGGTCGAGGCGCCGCACGACCAGCGGCTGCGGCGCGGACTGGACCGGGACGGGGAGGCCTTCGCCCCCCACTGGGAGCGCTGGGCCGAGGCCGAGCAGCGGGTCTTCGACGCCCACCGGACCCGGGAGCGGGCCGACCTCGTCGTGGACGCCGCCGACCGAGGCTGA
- a CDS encoding amino acid deaminase/aldolase: MPPTSSARSLLARRLAAALDRTGPLPTPLMVVDLDAFDANAADLVRRAAGKPVRVASKSVRVPDLITRALATPGFRGVLAFTLREALWLHDRGVSADLLVAYPTTDRAALTRLVASPEHARAITLMVDDTDHLDLVDAVRGPAAPPVRVAIDVDAGLRLAGQHLGPKRSPLAEPQEVAALARSVVARPGFRLVGVMTYEGQVAGMPDEAPLRRGGSLVVRGVKRASIAQLQQRRRAVARLLEEIAELELWNAGGSGSVETTAADPVVTEVAAGSGLLVPALFDHYRDFEPRPAAFFAVPVVRRPSESVATVLGGGLVASGPAGGDRLPVPWLPEGLHLTALEGAGEVQTPLAGPGAAGLRIGDLVWFRHAKSGELFEHTGSVQLLSGSELVGEAATYRGLGQAF, translated from the coding sequence ATGCCGCCGACCTCCTCGGCGAGGTCCCTGCTCGCTCGCCGGCTCGCCGCTGCGCTCGACCGGACCGGCCCCCTGCCGACCCCGCTGATGGTGGTCGACCTCGACGCCTTCGACGCCAACGCCGCCGACCTCGTGCGCCGCGCCGCCGGCAAGCCGGTACGGGTGGCCTCGAAGTCGGTGCGGGTGCCAGACCTGATCACGAGGGCGCTGGCCACCCCCGGCTTCCGGGGCGTGCTGGCGTTCACGCTGCGGGAGGCGCTGTGGCTCCACGACCGGGGTGTCAGTGCCGACCTCCTCGTCGCCTACCCGACCACGGACCGGGCCGCGCTGACGCGACTGGTCGCCTCCCCCGAGCATGCCCGGGCGATCACCCTGATGGTCGACGACACGGACCACCTCGACCTCGTCGACGCCGTGCGCGGGCCAGCCGCACCCCCGGTGCGGGTGGCGATCGACGTCGACGCAGGCCTGCGGCTCGCCGGACAACACCTCGGACCGAAGCGGTCACCGCTGGCCGAGCCGCAGGAGGTGGCGGCGCTCGCCCGCTCCGTCGTGGCTCGGCCGGGGTTCCGGCTGGTCGGAGTGATGACCTACGAGGGACAGGTCGCCGGGATGCCCGACGAGGCGCCGTTGCGCCGTGGCGGTTCGCTGGTCGTCCGCGGCGTCAAGCGCGCCTCGATCGCCCAGCTCCAGCAGCGACGCCGCGCAGTGGCGCGCCTGCTCGAGGAGATCGCCGAGCTCGAGCTCTGGAACGCGGGGGGCTCCGGCTCGGTGGAGACCACGGCGGCGGACCCTGTGGTGACCGAGGTGGCCGCAGGTTCTGGCCTGCTGGTCCCCGCCCTGTTCGACCACTACCGCGACTTCGAGCCCCGGCCGGCGGCGTTCTTCGCGGTGCCGGTCGTGCGCCGGCCCTCGGAGTCGGTGGCCACGGTGCTCGGTGGTGGACTCGTCGCATCGGGCCCGGCCGGAGGCGACCGGCTCCCGGTGCCGTGGCTGCCCGAGGGCCTGCACCTGACGGCGCTCGAGGGGGCCGGCGAGGTGCAGACGCCGCTGGCCGGGCCGGGCGCCGCAGGACTGCGGATCGGCGACCTCGTGTGGTTCCGGCACGCCAAGTCCGGCGAGCTGTTCGAGCACACCGGCTCGGTGCAGCTGCTCTCGGGCTCGGAGCTGGTCGGCGAGGCCGCGACCTACCGGGGGCTGGGTCAGGCCTTCTGA
- a CDS encoding SseB family protein: MSTPRSIPDPGFADDDGSGDPAVATALTAYAAGEIDHADALDVVRRSRLVVPVVAVLGEVEHGHDGLAREKSSDMAAVLLARPDGRRGMLAFTSTDSLRAWNPEARPVPVTAATAARAAQQEEADALVVDVAGPVRFVIGRHDLAGVAGEWALTRVGGRSAWIRPAAE; encoded by the coding sequence GTGTCGACGCCCCGATCCATCCCCGACCCGGGGTTCGCCGACGACGACGGGTCGGGCGACCCCGCCGTCGCGACCGCGCTGACGGCGTACGCCGCCGGCGAGATCGACCACGCCGACGCCCTCGACGTCGTCCGGCGCAGCCGCCTCGTCGTGCCCGTGGTCGCCGTCCTGGGCGAGGTCGAGCACGGCCACGACGGTCTGGCGAGGGAGAAGTCCAGCGACATGGCGGCGGTGCTGCTGGCCCGGCCCGACGGCCGCCGCGGCATGCTCGCCTTCACCAGCACCGACTCGCTCCGCGCCTGGAACCCCGAGGCGCGACCGGTGCCCGTCACCGCGGCGACCGCAGCCCGGGCGGCGCAGCAGGAGGAGGCGGACGCCCTGGTGGTCGACGTCGCCGGGCCTGTCCGGTTCGTGATCGGCCGCCACGACCTCGCCGGGGTGGCGGGGGAGTGGGCGCTGACGCGCGTCGGCGGCCGCAGCGCCTGGATTCGACCGGCCGCGGAATGA
- the infC gene encoding translation initiation factor IF-3, whose translation MRINDRIRVPEVRLVGPNGETVGIVPTDQALKLAVEADLDLVEVAPMARPPVCKLMDYGKFKYENAQKAREARRNQTNVVIKEMKLRPKIDKHDYETKKGHVVRFLKAGDKVKITIMFRGREQHRPELGFRLLQRLAEDVTDLGFVESAPKQDGRNMTMVLGPHRKKADAKAEAKAEKETRAAERAAEEAEERAERAAHPPAQKKERGRSENLDPEIEA comes from the coding sequence TTGCGCATCAACGACCGGATCCGGGTACCCGAGGTCCGGCTCGTCGGCCCCAACGGGGAGACCGTCGGCATCGTCCCGACCGACCAGGCCCTGAAGCTCGCGGTGGAGGCAGACCTCGACCTGGTCGAGGTCGCGCCCATGGCCCGGCCGCCCGTCTGCAAGCTCATGGACTACGGGAAGTTCAAGTACGAGAACGCCCAGAAGGCCCGTGAGGCACGACGGAACCAGACCAACGTCGTGATCAAGGAGATGAAGCTCCGCCCCAAGATCGACAAGCACGACTACGAGACCAAGAAGGGTCACGTGGTGCGGTTCCTCAAGGCGGGCGACAAGGTCAAGATCACGATCATGTTCCGGGGTCGGGAGCAGCACCGCCCCGAGCTGGGCTTCCGGTTGCTCCAGCGGCTGGCCGAGGACGTCACCGACCTCGGGTTCGTCGAGTCGGCCCCCAAGCAGGACGGTCGCAACATGACCATGGTCCTGGGGCCGCACCGCAAGAAGGCCGACGCCAAGGCCGAGGCCAAGGCTGAGAAGGAGACCCGCGCAGCCGAGCGGGCCGCCGAGGAGGCCGAGGAGCGCGCCGAGCGCGCGGCTCACCCGCCGGCGCAGAAGAAGGAGCGCGGTCGCTCCGAGAACCTCGATCCCGAGATCGAGGCCTGA
- the rpmI gene encoding 50S ribosomal protein L35, which translates to MPKNKTHSGASKRFRVTGSGKIRRQKAGLRHNLEKKPSKVTRRMAGTTDVAKADVKRAKKLLGR; encoded by the coding sequence ATGCCGAAGAACAAGACGCACTCCGGTGCCAGCAAGCGCTTCCGTGTGACCGGCTCGGGCAAGATCCGCCGCCAGAAGGCGGGCCTGCGCCACAACCTGGAGAAGAAGCCGTCGAAGGTGACCCGCCGGATGGCCGGGACCACCGACGTGGCGAAGGCCGACGTCAAGCGCGCCAAGAAGCTGCTGGGTCGCTGA
- the rplT gene encoding 50S ribosomal protein L20 translates to MARVKRAVNAHKKRRTTLERASGYRGQRSRLYRKAKEQVTHSLVYSYNDRRKNKGNFRRLWIQRINAAARAQGLTYNRFIQGLGLAGVEVDRKILADLAVNDTAAFNALVETAKAALPDDVNAPKAS, encoded by the coding sequence ATGGCACGCGTCAAGCGCGCAGTGAACGCCCACAAGAAGCGCCGTACCACCCTCGAGCGGGCCTCCGGCTACCGCGGTCAGCGCTCGCGCCTCTACCGCAAGGCCAAGGAGCAGGTCACCCACTCGCTGGTCTACAGCTACAACGACCGGCGCAAGAACAAGGGCAACTTCCGTCGCCTCTGGATCCAGCGGATCAACGCGGCCGCCCGAGCGCAGGGCCTGACCTACAACCGGTTCATCCAGGGACTGGGCCTGGCCGGCGTCGAGGTCGACCGCAAGATCCTGGCCGACCTCGCCGTCAACGACACCGCTGCGTTCAACGCCCTCGTCGAGACCGCCAAGGCGGCGCTGCCCGACGACGTCAACGCCCCGAAGGCCTCCTGA
- a CDS encoding TrmH family RNA methyltransferase, translated as MTTHAPLVAGNARVKAARRLSRRSVRAERRLFLADGPKATGAALATPDRVVEVFATERATAAYAELRDRAARQGVAWTLVEDRAMAGLSDSVTPAGVVAVCRFLEQPLPAALASGDLLVVCADVRDPGNAGTVIRTADAVGADAVVLAGRSVDPYNPKTVRASVGSLFQLPLAVAAEPAEAVRAAQQAGAVVLAADGAGEVDLFDADDLLRGPVAWLFGNEAWGLPAELAGLADHRVAIPITGGAESLNLATAAAVCLYATARARRG; from the coding sequence TTGACGACCCACGCGCCGCTGGTGGCGGGCAACGCCCGCGTCAAGGCGGCCCGCAGGCTCAGCCGCCGCTCGGTTCGCGCCGAGCGGCGGCTGTTTCTCGCTGACGGTCCGAAGGCGACCGGCGCCGCCCTCGCCACGCCGGACCGGGTCGTGGAGGTCTTCGCGACCGAGCGCGCGACCGCGGCGTACGCCGAGCTGCGCGACCGGGCCGCGCGGCAGGGTGTCGCCTGGACCCTCGTGGAGGACCGGGCGATGGCGGGCTTGAGCGACAGCGTGACCCCGGCCGGGGTGGTGGCGGTGTGCCGGTTCCTCGAGCAGCCGCTCCCGGCGGCCCTCGCGAGCGGCGACCTCCTGGTCGTCTGCGCAGACGTCCGCGACCCCGGCAATGCGGGGACCGTCATCCGCACCGCCGACGCCGTCGGGGCCGACGCCGTCGTGCTCGCCGGCCGGTCGGTCGATCCCTACAACCCCAAGACCGTCCGCGCCAGCGTGGGCAGCCTCTTCCAGCTCCCGCTCGCGGTCGCGGCCGAGCCCGCTGAGGCCGTCCGGGCCGCTCAGCAGGCGGGGGCGGTGGTCCTGGCCGCCGACGGCGCCGGCGAGGTCGACCTCTTCGACGCCGACGACCTGCTGCGTGGTCCGGTCGCCTGGCTCTTCGGCAACGAGGCCTGGGGCCTCCCTGCCGAGCTGGCCGGACTTGCCGACCACCGCGTCGCCATCCCCATCACCGGAGGCGCCGAGAGCCTCAACCTCGCCACCGCCGCCGCCGTCTGCCTCTACGCCACGGCCCGCGCGCGCCGGGGCTGA
- a CDS encoding ATP-binding protein, whose protein sequence is MEDTLAPRALADALPDGVVVADGGGTVQLVSRLAGTMLGVDPDAAVGQRLEEVLRLQDTEGRDWCDQNAPFDGLASRTGIPEQSWLLPNGTEVLTTARFTRRGGRGPVVRLTVLIRSGRGRARLDRDRSDLVATVAHELRSPLTGVKGFVQAMLNRWDKLTDEQKKLMLTTVHADSDRLSRLITELLDVARIDTGRLSLHPRPCDATVLVERVVASVREGTARPVLLESSGELPQIGADPDKFTQVVTNLVENAVRHGAGTVTVSLEPLEGHEHPGVRLVVEDEGDGIPEEMRRRVFTKFWNSGRHGGSGLGMYLVNGLTRAHGGTVTIDDAPGGGARVALVWPAPQLPDA, encoded by the coding sequence GTGGAGGACACGCTCGCGCCCCGCGCCCTCGCGGACGCGCTGCCCGACGGTGTGGTGGTCGCCGACGGTGGCGGCACCGTCCAGCTGGTGTCCCGGCTCGCCGGCACCATGCTCGGCGTCGACCCCGACGCGGCCGTCGGCCAGCGGCTCGAGGAGGTGCTGCGGCTCCAGGACACCGAGGGACGCGACTGGTGCGACCAGAACGCCCCGTTCGACGGCCTGGCCTCCCGCACCGGCATCCCCGAGCAGTCCTGGTTGCTGCCCAACGGCACCGAGGTGCTCACCACCGCCCGGTTCACCCGACGCGGTGGGCGCGGACCGGTGGTCAGGCTCACGGTGCTCATCCGCAGCGGGCGCGGCCGGGCCCGGCTCGACCGGGACCGGTCGGACCTGGTGGCGACCGTCGCGCACGAGCTGCGGTCGCCGCTCACCGGGGTGAAGGGCTTCGTACAGGCGATGCTCAACCGGTGGGACAAGCTCACCGACGAGCAGAAGAAGCTGATGCTCACCACGGTCCACGCCGACTCCGACCGGTTGAGCCGGCTGATCACCGAGCTCCTCGACGTGGCGCGCATCGACACCGGGCGGCTCTCGCTCCACCCGCGGCCGTGCGACGCCACGGTCCTGGTGGAGCGTGTCGTCGCCTCGGTCAGGGAGGGGACCGCCCGCCCGGTGCTGCTCGAGAGCTCAGGTGAGCTGCCACAGATCGGAGCCGACCCGGACAAGTTCACCCAGGTGGTCACCAACCTGGTCGAGAACGCCGTACGCCACGGCGCCGGCACGGTCACGGTGAGCCTCGAGCCGCTCGAGGGCCACGAGCACCCTGGTGTCCGGCTGGTCGTCGAGGACGAGGGGGACGGGATCCCCGAGGAGATGCGGCGCCGGGTCTTCACCAAGTTCTGGAACAGCGGTCGCCACGGCGGCTCCGGGCTCGGGATGTACCTCGTCAACGGTCTCACCCGTGCCCACGGTGGCACCGTGACGATCGATGACGCCCCCGGGGGAGGCGCGCGGGTCGCCCTGGTGTGGCCCGCCCCGCAGCTGCCCGACGCCTGA
- a CDS encoding response regulator transcription factor: protein MSPCTVLVVEDDRVINQAVADRLRAEGYAVVQAFDGPSAVAECSRSRPDLLVLDVMLPGFDGHEVCRRVQAERPVPVLMLTARDDEADILVGLGVGADDYLTKPFRMREVVARVAALLRRVERASQLASSSTGPLTIGDLTVDPGTRRVHLAGTEVRLTPTEFDLLVCLARTPGQVLTRDRLLADVWDWADASGTRTVDSHVKALRAKIGATRVRTVHGVGYALEPEA from the coding sequence ATGTCGCCATGCACGGTGCTCGTCGTCGAGGACGACCGCGTGATCAACCAGGCCGTCGCCGACCGCCTTCGCGCCGAGGGGTACGCCGTCGTCCAGGCCTTCGACGGCCCGTCGGCCGTCGCGGAGTGCTCCCGGAGCCGCCCGGACCTGCTCGTCCTCGACGTGATGCTCCCGGGATTCGACGGGCACGAGGTGTGCCGGCGGGTGCAGGCTGAGCGGCCCGTCCCCGTGCTGATGCTGACTGCGCGTGACGACGAGGCCGACATCCTCGTCGGGCTCGGCGTCGGGGCCGACGACTACCTCACCAAGCCGTTCCGGATGCGGGAGGTCGTCGCACGCGTGGCCGCTCTCCTGCGGCGTGTGGAGCGTGCGTCACAGCTCGCCTCCAGCAGCACGGGACCGCTCACCATCGGCGACCTGACCGTCGACCCCGGCACCCGACGCGTCCACCTCGCGGGGACCGAGGTGCGGCTCACCCCCACCGAGTTCGACCTGCTGGTGTGCCTCGCGCGCACACCTGGGCAGGTCCTCACGCGTGATCGGCTGCTCGCCGACGTGTGGGACTGGGCCGACGCCTCGGGCACCCGCACCGTCGACAGCCACGTCAAGGCGCTGCGTGCCAAGATCGGCGCCACCCGGGTCCGCACCGTCCACGGCGTCGGCTACGCGCTGGAGCCCGAGGCATGA